The segment GAACATTAGAAATGAGTTTCACTTCGCTTTCGAATTCAGAAACTACGCGTGGAGAGCGACCTAAGGTCAGCTTCTTTATTGCCACAACGTTGTCATTTTTCAACGTACCCTGCAATCATCATTTGAAGAGATTAACACACAAGCCTAGGTAATGAGGGAaggaaataattaataatttacctTAAATACTTCACCAAACCCTCCTTGTCCAAGCTTATTTGCTTGATCAAAATTGTTGGTTGCCTTTTTCAGTATCTTGAAGTCAAAATCTCCCGGCCCACGAAGTTCTGTTGCTCCTTCAGTATCCACTATTTCATATATTTCAATTTGTTAAATTAGTGATAATTAAGATCGGACTGATTTACATGACTTGTTCCttacaaaatattaaaattaagagTTTACCTTGTTTCTGGCTTGGGCGCATTATCCGCTTCCGGAGGAGGAGGAGACAAGTTATAAGGCCAAGTATGAATACTCCTCCCACAACACCAATTATTATCCACGCTGTAGAACTCACCTTCTTCTTGCCTGAAAAACAAAATGGAGAATGAAAATATCATTGAAAAATCAGTAAATGTCTGACTGAAATTTTAAACAAAAGCGATTAAGGTGATCGACTGaaattatttttccaaaactaTAAATTCAATCTTGCCTCTAAGGAAAAGTGTAAAAATAGGTAACAAAACTACAAGCTCTTCAACTGAATATAATTAAATTCTAACCTCCGGGTAAGAAATGTTTCAAGTCGATAGTCACATTGCTTGGATAAAAGGGTTTGGAATCGTATCGCAAGTAGCAGCCGGCGTCTACACCCCGTCCCTCGGAGCGAGGAATACACATATTTATGTTATCCAGGGCGATGGTGAGGCACTTTTGGCAGGAATCCCTTTGAAGGGAACGTATACACGAGGCAAGTCCATAGACTGTGGTATTAGACGGCCCTTGTTTCGTATGCGCACCAAAATAATCTTTTATTTGCGGAGTTGCAGCGCAAAGATCGCTCATCAAACTTCGAGCAGTTGCCGAAAATGAATTGGAGGAGCTCGCGTTGGTACCACCGCACACTTGTTTATTTCCTTCATCGGTGAACGTATTGTAAAAATTATTGTTCTCGAAACGCAGAAAACATCCGTCGTAGCTTGCCCTGCCGCCGGTAACCTTGGTACAGTTGGCAGCTTGTTTTCTTGCTACCTTGATGCAGTTACTGCAATCAGCAGCTGACTTATCCTTTCTACACTGCGCCAGTGCATATACTGAATCCACCAGATCTGATGCTCCCACCACATTTTTTGAAGCAAAACCGGATGGAACAACATTTTCCACCACATAATCGAGAGCCACCTTTAAATTTTCCGCAAAGAGTGTGGCGTTGCCATTGGGGACAGAGCTGCATCCGTAGGCTAAAAGTCTGGTCTCTGGATCTGCTCTGATGGGGGCCATTATTAACATGCCAAAGAAAATAATCAGCCACCCTATTCCAGCCATGTCTCTGAATTTTCCCATTGAATTGGGGAGACGCTTTAAAACGATAATCTGAATatcataaaataaaaactttgatttgttttgatagaagGAAGAAAGGAGGTCTATTATATAGACTTTCAAATTGCAGGCGAGTCGTCATTTTTCACCTATATCACAACTATattattgcattcaagtcaaggaaaACAACTAAGACCATTGACCCAATGCATTATTAATGCAGTGAAATATTTGGAAAAGTTTCCAAGCTTTGTTGGTTTATTCTTCTGAGTTTACAAAGAGCAAATAACAGTTAAGATAAAATAAATGATGGTATACGTCAATGCCACTGGAAACTAGATTGGAATCAATAGGATTGGGTATATTATACTCGAAAATTTCACTACAATCCACCCAGCAATTGAAGCCCTTTCTGCTTGTCTTACCATGTTAAAATAGTATATAACGTTTACTAATGTCTACAAGGTAAACCACACACGGCATCGTTAGTTTTAAATTGAAGTGCATCAAATTAAAATATTACTCTATAGAAATTAATTATGTAGGCATGTTGTCATCCAATGATACTGTTTCATTTGGATTTTTCTTGAGTTGAATGATATGGATTCAAATgtgatatttaataatattattaattagttttttttttcatgAGGTTGATAATTTAAGTAATCCTGGGTTATTACAAATATCACTTTTATCTTTTAGGAATAATTTCATTCTAGTTATAACAGACAATAATATTCATAAAGTTAATTATCTCTTTTGAATTAATCATTTTGGTTGAGAATGTTAGTTTCACATAGATAATAAATCTTGTGTAAAGAACAATAAAATTAATTGTATcatgatttaattattttaattttacttGGTAATCTTATATACAAGAAAATAATATTCTCACATATCTGTCTTGCTTTTTTAGTTATTGAATCCATAGTTGACAACAATATCTTCTAATAGCTCACAATATATAATTCATCATTCATATTATATCCTCTCGGATTAAGATTTGATTGGGCAATCTTCTTAATGTAGCCACCATAGCAATAAACACTTCAATTCCTATCATCAAGCCTCATTTGGCCAATAATTACTCATTAGTTATGAGTGGAGGCAATGTTGATGGGTAAACTCATCCTTTGACCTTGCATGGCATAAAATATATCAAAAGGATTATACCTCAAAGTACTTCAAAGCATCAAAAGAGTGCCACTTGAGATGGCCACTTCCTCTTTTGGGTGGTATTCTTCACTTTGTGGTTTAGGTTCCTTAGATCCTAACACATCATTAGACATTAACTAAGTGTCATTAACTTATACTTTCTCAATACATATATGTCTAGGAATCCATGGCTCCTTGCAATTGGAACACAACTTAATTCATTCTCAATCCATTCATCACCTCAATGTTTGGTCCTAGTGTAAGACTTTTGGTCTGTTGTACATATGTTTTTTTGTGAAATGGAGTCTAGCTTCCTACTCCCTATGTTACACAACAATAAAACATGAAATGTTAAATTTTAACACGCAAGCTTGCAAGATCACTATATTTGAGAGGACTATAATTTCTTAAGATAAAAACTAATGTAAATTTGTTTCTTAACTTTCTATAACCACTTGTTATTTGAATAACAACACTATCAACCCTAACATTCACACAAAACTTAAATAAATTATCTTAGAATTAATTCTTATACatcaataatataattaaaattcaaGGAAAAACATAATATTAATTTGAATTCATAACAATCAATTCaacaaaaatccaaacaaaatagTATCACTAGATGCCAAAATCCCTATATAATTAAACTCTATAGGTGAATATTTAATCTTGTTGATGCACTTCACTTTAAAACTAATGGATGGGCTATCTAGAAGTTAAATCATATATGAAATCATTTGTTTTAAAATGGTGGGATTTAAAGAGAAAAAAATTCTCTATAGAATATGTAAATCATCTAATTAGATATTGTTTTATATCAATTTTGTTAATTTAAATTGTACAGATTCAAATGAAATAtttgataatattatttatatattaatttttttagtaATAGGTGTTtaatattattttcaaaaaaattaatagtatatatataacaaaaaagaTAGTGAAAAAATGACATTTCAAAGTTTAAATTAGTCTAACAAATGATATAAAAGACAATTGACTACTAAGCATATTTGACATAAGGGTAAAGATTCTTACATTTGAGAAAGCCAATTCTAAGATAAGGAGTTATTTATTATTCTAAGGAATCCTAATTCCAAATAATATAGCATTATATTCATATGATTGTATGAGTTTGGCTTGGCATTCTTTTATGCAGGAAAATACCATTATGACATATCTCTCTTGGTTCTTTTAGTTATTGAATCCATAGGAGATAGTAATCTGTCCTAATGAGTGCATCCACTGGAATATACATTTATTACTTGACAACAATGTAGAATTCATAGTTCATATCATATCCTCCTTGATTAAAGAATCTCTTACTACATTGGATGGTAAAATTATCATTCTCCATAATATTAAACCTTTCAATTCCTCTATCTAGAAGCCTCTCTTAGTCAATTATCCTTCATGAGTGAAATAGATGTAACTAAGTAAAGTCACCCTTTTATGCCATGAGAGACTATAGATGTAGAAGAGAGTTTACCTCAATTTATTTGAGAGTATTAAAAGAGTGTCTCTTGAGATGACCTCTTCCTCTTCTACAGGGTCTTCTTCAATTTGTGTTTTAGGTTCCTTACATCGTAACTCATAATTATACCTTACCTAAATGTAATGCATTTGCCATTTCTCTATACATTTGTTTCTAGGAAACCATGCCTTCTTGCAATTGTAACACAACTTATACCTTGTCAATTCATTCCTCAACTCAATGGTTGGTCTTGGTTGTATGGCTACTCGTCTATTGTACATATGTTTGTGTGAAATAGATTCATTGGAATAAATAATTTGATTTAGAAATTACTCTTCACTATGGAATCCTCTAGTTTGAAAGCCCGCTTGATGAAACCTTGTAGGCTATAGCTACAAAAGTCTTGACTAGCCCCTTAAGAGATTCAATTACACATTTCATAAAGAGCATTGGTCGTCTACTTTCTATAATGTTTGATAACTTAATTGATAGTTTTGAAACTATGTTACATTGTTCTGTAGTGAACCAATTATTTGATTTAAGTCAAATATATGAAATAAACTTTAGGATTTTCTAATCAAAATTCTCAGCaaaatttggtagagttcatcATAAGAGGtgatggtttcatgtgcttgagTGATTAGACCATGATACCACTAATCATGTCTATTTCCTCCAAATAAAATGTGTAAAGGTTCTAGTTGCTTCATCTTTGACTATATGTATGGGGAAAAGAACATGTCTAGCTTCTATACCCATGCATGAGTTGGGCATTTGTTAGATAAATCATAGGACGGGATTGTCGTGTTCTCCAAAGCTTCCTACACATATCTATAAAAAGGCTTGTAGCTTAGGCATAACTTTGAATCTTTTTTAGAGAATGTGTGGATAGATTTAAGCATGTAATAGAGATTTTTTGGTGAGGGataatcttgagcaaattaaagtaAACATCTATTTGAATAATTTGTTGAGCTAACAAATTTCTATACTGACCTCTCTATTAAAAAGGATATATCAATCTCAACTTCAactttatagaaaatatcattccCATTGAAAATTATTCTCTTGATTTTGTTTAACCCTaacaaactcttcttctttcttttaacTTTCTTATATAAAATCTAAATTCCTAAGCATGACTAAAATTATATTTTCTAATCTATCCAACATTTTATCGAAGAAAAATTTAACAAAGTGAATTAGCCCTATAAGGGAAACATGAGCTGAACATGCGGTGGAAGAAGATAATGCTTGATGCGCACAATTTAACTCTATCAAAGCAAATTGAGTCAGTAGTCCAAAAGTCTTGTGTTAAGATAATGTTTGATGTGTACAATTTGACTCTATTGAAACAAATTGCGCCAAAGTCTTTTCAAAAGTCTTGTGTTAAGAGTATAATATTCATGTTCATGACAGAATGGTTACTGAGAGATCTTTTTCGAAACCCGATGTGGATGTAGACAGGAACCAGAGAGGCAAATTCAAGAGTGATCGTCAGAATGTAAGCCGTATGAGGTGAAGGTTTTCTCTTAAACGCACAATGCTCCATTGGTTGTCAAACAGAGGGCTTCATTGGTCGACTTCATTCCACCGCAACCAATTGATGAATTTTAATGAAAAGTTCCGCCTCTACCCTGGTTGTCAAACAGAGGGCTCCATTACTTCAGATCTTTCCATATTTAAGCATTAACTGGTTCAGGAAAGTCCGGCCGTGTAGGACCGAAGTTAGGCCAAAACAAAAGCAACACACCAATTTGTAGTCAACAAGGGAGTCATGGTCAACACGTCTGTAATTTCTAGGAAGGCCGTAAGAGTTGAATTTTGAGATCAAGAATTCTTATGCATTTTTCTTTATATCAATAATATTAATGTTCTTCATTCAGATTATTATAAATTATTAAGTATTTTTAATAAAGATAAAAAGTGATATGAAGATCATATAGATCTTGATAGCAAAAGGTATAAATAAATTAACAGTGAAATCTATAATCTTTTATTTATTGTTACAATGTTTGGGACTCCTATTCTATCATAGTGTAGCTCTACTAACTTACATTTTCTATCAACTATCTAGCCATATTCATATTGCATTCCATCTTGTGAAGTAGTTATGTCATTGTATTGAACATCAAACCAAAATTTCCTTTAACTCAaacctcaaaattcaaaatttttatccACATTAATTCTCCTCTCTGCTTTTTCCATTCTGATTTTCATCCACATTAATTCTGCTCTCTATTTTTTCCATACTATTATGTTCTATAAGAGATCGTGTATTTGATAGTTTATTCTTTGAAATATGTAAAActtgctttttttttttggttgattgcCCTCAAGTATTATCTTATATCTAGTCACTACATaaaactaaaacatgaaaagtTTAATTTTGAACACACAAGCTAACATGATCACTGGCTTTTATAGGACTATAATGTCTGAGGATAAGAACTAATGTAAATCTAATTCTCAGCTTTCCAAAAAGACTTGCTAATTGAATGACAAGACTATAAGCCCTAACATGCACTCAAACCTTACATAAATTAAGTCAAAATTATAGTTTATGCATCAATAATATCATAACATTCAtgttagaaaaatgaaaaaaaaattctcaaactcATTGTTATATTGAATAAAAAATAGTACATGTGAATCCCAATCTCTTTCTTATTATAGTAACTATtgtaatttattcaaataattcttcaatatCAATACCTATTATAACTACGATCGACTAAGAGTATTGCAAGCATCAAATTTAGAATAAATTCATAATGAACAATGTGTGTACATATAGGTACAATGATGGAGTCAAATTAGAAGTTGATCCCAACACTTAATGAGTGGTAGTAAGTAACCTCCACCAAGTGGCCAAAAATAGGTGAATATGTCCTGGATAAGTTTTACTATTTCTCCAAGTTGCTATATAACTTAATTAATGTGGCTTAAATCCATGTGTAGAAATACAAAAGATAATTACTTAATATATATTAAGTACAATATGCTCTACAGTAGCACCCACCACTTAAGAATAGCTTAGGTGGGTACAAGGTGGGTCTCAATTACTAGGCAtagtgaggtacccatgtacaaattaaTATTTGATATTTTGGATAAAGGTATGAAACCTTGTGGTAAAATAAACCACCCTCCAAAAGGGattaaatatgcatggaattataaAAGTGAAGCAAGTATCACTTCTTGCACTaagtacaatatatgatttccccCATTAGGAGAGAAAAAGACAAAAGGTCTATGTGAGTCCCCCATAATATGTATCCTATTGTTTTGATTGTAAATGATTGATAAAGGATGAATATGTTGATCCAAGAATGTCAAATAATGTACCTCCCCTTGGGAAGGAATGAAACCAACTAAAGATGTAATAATCTCCCAATTCCAAAAAGGAATATGCAAGATGATATATGAAGGCCTCTAAATTTTGTACATGATTCAAAAATGGAGATGATGCCCATGACTTATTCAAATGATGCTCAAATATCTCAAAGGCAATTCTACTATGTGGCATAGATTGATCATATAAATCATGTTACACAATGTGTACAATATTAATTCCTAACAAAAGTGGCATAAATCTCTTCATGTTTTAGATTTAATACTGACAATAAGATTCTAGTAGATTAATTGTGTGAGTCTATTTATGCCAACAATAAATACAATGAGCAATTCATCTATCTTGTAGGCCAAAACCTCTATATATAAAGACCTTTGCATAGTCATTTTTCACTCTTTataatttttctcttttaaagagaGGTGAGATATCTAGTATTTTGTATGAGTTACAAGTGTGTTAAAGAACTTGATGAGACTTTTGAAAGAAAGTGAATTAGGATTAGTTTCTTTGTTTTGGACCAAATTCTCAActtaaaattttatgaaaatggGATTATTTATAAGCATGCATCaaataaagaatctaccattgTTCTATTTAGTAAAATTTATGTGCAAATTAAATTGGTTGAGTCACCTTAATCTTGATGctcatttttttaaaacaatatcaACCTTTACTCATAGTGGCACATGACAATTGAGTTTCTATTTTGGAGCTTAAATCAAAATAGTTCCCATTGCTCACATGTCGAACATTATCAAATTCTTCTTTTACATGTTCCTCAAAGGAGTCAAATCCACATACAACTTTAAACATATTATTTTATGTTTGGCTATCTTTTTCATAATGTGTGTAATTGTGATCATTCTTTCATTTCTCTTTCCCTtaatttccttttccattttcttgtTCACTAGATTATTTTCTCCTACCCTAATATTTATATTGTTCATTAATATCCTTGGGTCTGGCTATCAATGGGAGCTTCTTGAGGGTTCTAAATATCCTACCAAGTTTTTCATGAGTACCTATTGATCTATAACACCCTTACAAGAAGCTAATGTGCCTTATTCTAAATTCATTTGTTTGAACTTGCACATATTAACTCCACCCTTCTCCACAGAAGTGCAATTCAATGGATCTCTTTATGAAAAATAGGGTAAAATAATTTCTTCAACAATCCCTTAAAATCATCTCACTTAGGTATATTGGTGGTACATTCAAGATTCATAAGAGGCATAATTTTTAATCTATTTTAGAGTTTATTTAGATATATTTAATCATGCAATAAGAATTTTTTGGTGAGGAATCATTTTGAACAAACTAAAATATAAATCTATTTGAACAACCTTTTGACCTAACAAGTTTCTTTACCGATATCtccattaaaaaatatatatcaatcTTAACTTCAACTTTCTAAAAAACTTTACTCCCACTAAAATAATAATCATCTTGATGCTATTTAATCATATTAAATTCTTCTTCTTTATTGTAACTTTCTTATAAAAAATCTAAATCTTAAATAGGACTAAAATTATGTTTTCTAACCTACCCAGCATTTTATATAAGAGAAATTTAACCATCAGGTGAACCTGTGATGTAAGAAGATAATGCTTGATGTGCGCAATTTATCTCTATCGAAACAAATTGAGTCAAAGTCTATCCAAAAGCCTTATTTTAAGATAATTTTTGTTGTGTACAATTTAGGAAACAAATTACATCGAAGTCCTCCAAAATTATTGTGTTAAGAGTATAATATTCATGTTCATGGAAACGTGATTCAGAATGTTGCGACCATGATTAATATGCAAGAACTGTTTAGTAGAAATAAATGAGAGATCTTCTTGGAAACTTGATGTGGATGTAGATAGGCACGCATGCGTTTAGCAGCTAGTCAACAAGGGAATGAGTCATGGATGAGGTGAAGTTTTTCTCTCCGCACAATGCTACCGTGGTTATCAAAATCATTCCACCGCaaccaattaaatttaaaaaataaatggttTCTCAATGAAAAAGTTGTTCATCTACCCTGGTTGTCAAATAGAGTGCCCCATTACCTCACAGCAATAACCAAGCACCAATTATTAGTCAACAAGGGAGTCGTGATCAACGCGTCTATAATTTCCAGAAAGGCGGAAGGTTGTCTGTCGACCGCACAATGTTGTGCATCGTATTATTGCTGTTTCCCACTATACTCAACATTCGGGGAATTTTAATATACGTTTGTGGAGGCAACTGGTTGATTCACAACCACAATATTCTTAAGTGGTATGGTATTTTTTCCTTCTAAATAGTAATATCAATAATTTCATTTTGGTTATTTTAATTATAGAATCTATAGTTGATACTAATTTCTTTTAATGGGTGCATCCACTAGATATCTAAGGTTGTATACATGTATGTCTTGTTAATAATACAAAATTCATCATTCATATCAAATCTTCCTTCATTAAGATTTAAGAGCAAGCTCCTAAGCCAAGATCACAACATGCAAATAGCTTTCatagaaagagagaaatgatatatTTCACCAAAGAATGAAATAAAATTGAGATGAGAAATAATGTAAAATAACTTTATTTGTAAAGGAAAAGGTGGTAGGAGGAGATCACATGATATGGACATGTGTCTCAACTAGATGCGAGGGTAGGTAGTGACAACTATAGTCAGCTACATGACTACAAAATGAAAGGTAAATGGTAAatccaaaatattaaataataatgccTAAAATGCTAAAATCCTAAGTTGGACTTAAGCATGAGTAAATAATATTTACTCCAATGCTCCCctttaagtacaacttagggagaAGAATTATTGTGCAAAATTATTCTATATGATATGATGATGGGTCCTGTCAAAATGGCCATGTTATGTACCCATTTACAACTAATCATGTGAAACTAATCTcttacaaacaaagaaaaggagaaaagatTGTGGGAAAAAAATCCTCTTCAAAAAGGAGAATGCAAATATTGCAGTGATGAATAGAGGTCTCAACACCAATAGCCCCCAAGAACTACATTCGTCATCAGAATACAATACAATCACCCCTCCAATGAAGGGAAAGAGACAAAACTGTCCCCCTATAATGAAGTATCTTCAAAACAACTAAAGCATGTTAGAATCCAAAAGAAATGCATATGATGACAAACAATATgtctccccttgggaagaagaaAATCCAATGGTGCATGTAGAAAAACTCCATATCCATTATAATAACCTCTTTGTAATTCATGACTCATTGTTAGAATGTAATTTATATGAGATGAAGGTTTTGTCTTAACCATATAATCTCCTTGCTTCTTAAACATAGAGCCCCATTGGTTGATTTCATTCCACCACAagcaattttaaaaaaatactctcattgattttcatgaaataaaagatGATCGTTGGCGAACTTTAATTCATTGCAAAATTAAAGTTTTACCTCTACCTTGGTTGTCAAATAGAGGACCTCATTAACTTCTATCTTTCCATACTCAAGTATTAATTACTTCTGGAAAGTTTGTCTGTGTAGGAATGAAGTTATGCCAAAACAAAAACAACATTCCAATTAGtagtctgttggtattttggtatggttttgtcatgatgtcaacacctactaaaacactagcactttggagatccagcaacattcaccggcaagcaagtaactattgcacagttactggtatatggttcactggcaggatataatgatcaccgacacttgcaATGATAttaaagacacttggtaatgtcgaagacattgtgtggacactttgttttgaagaactaatcattggtatattcatatttgcatatttgcttttactgacaaataggtacagggttacctagggttacatcggcaggtttatcttttccagattagcatggcatgctatggagatgatttattattgttttaaatgcattaagccggcacgtttaatcgattattgcatcagatattatattatttttaaaatgtttttattgtaatatcttgtagagccgacctactaaaaatggtcttaggttatggtataaatgtaagatcttatttgtaagattgaatgtggaatgcgaaaaataattgtgagaaggtatatgcgagattaagaagagctatacacgaagacgtcatttgaaggtgaagctaggtttttgtggaagcatatcagcattacactggtactgaatccaacatatgaagatgctattttgtgtagtacattcttattggatctaaccatccaactatagtcagtgtgactcccctttgtgattgagcagtgagctctaggttgttggcctttttgcatgtgcagaccccatttatgtacacttactatctgtagtagtatcatttgattgtgggtaaggtttcccaccatggtttttctccttatagggtttccatgtacaaacattggtgttatgtgttgtggatgactttgtgtttatgtttcatgcattaatctttaccggtatagcagttaattgttaacactgtctactggcatacttaactggtttatcggtattgagaattaagttggttaagttgtttttggtttgaatttattagacaactaattcaccgccccccctctcagttgtctccgggacctaacaattggtatcagagattagtcctcttttgcaaaagtttaacaacttgaggagatccaatgactactaattatttcaggaaggatagtcttaaacttgatggaaccaactatgggatatggaagatcagagtggagacacatctaaattgcattggtaaagacatctgggaagttacaaagaatggttata is part of the Cryptomeria japonica chromosome 10, Sugi_1.0, whole genome shotgun sequence genome and harbors:
- the LOC131859536 gene encoding cysteine-rich receptor-like protein kinase 2, which encodes MAGIGWLIIFFGMLIMAPIRADPETRLLAYGCSSVPNGNATLFAENLKVALDYVVENVVPSGFASKNVVGASDLVDSVYALAQCRKDKSAADCSNCIKVARKQAANCTKVTGGRASYDGCFLRFENNNFYNTFTDEGNKQVCGGTNASSSNSFSATARSLMSDLCAATPQIKDYFGAHTKQGPSNTTVYGLASCIRSLQRDSCQKCLTIALDNINMCIPRSEGRGVDAGCYLRYDSKPFYPSNVTIDLKHFLPGGKKKVSSTAWIIIGVVGGVFILGLITCLLLLRKRIMRPSQKQVDTEGATELRGPGDFDFKILKKATNNFDQANKLGQGGFGEVFKVNY